A genomic window from Triticum urartu cultivar G1812 chromosome 7, Tu2.1, whole genome shotgun sequence includes:
- the LOC125521312 gene encoding two-on-two hemoglobin-3, whose translation MQSLQDKASEWSGVAAADAFAIDEVNVFEALGGTPQPFVDLSTNFYTRVYEDEEEWFREIFSGSKKEDAIQNQYEFLVQRMGGPPLFSQRRGHPALIGRHRPFPVTHRAAERWLHHMQQALETTESINPDTKPKMMNFFRHTAYFLVAGNEMTRQMQSVPPCKHATSKPAE comes from the exons ATGCAGTCGCTGCAGGACAAGGCGTCGGAGTGGAGCGGCGTGGCGGCCGCCGACGCCTTCGCCATCGACGAGGTCAACGTCTTCGAGGCGCTCGGCGGCACCCCGCAGCCCTTCGTCGACCTCTCCACCAACTTCTACACCAG GGTTTatgaggacgaggaggagtggtTCCGGGAGATATTCTCGGGGTCCAAGAAGGAGGACGCGATCCAGAACCAGTACGAGTTCTTGGTTCAGCGGATGGGCGGCCCGCCGCTATTCTCCCAGAGGAGAG GACATCCTGCCCTGATAGGACGACATCGGCCATTCCCAGTTACCCACCGAGCTGCGGAGCGATGGCTGCATCACATGCAGCAAGCTCTGGAGACGACAGAAAGCATAAACCCAGATACAAAACCCAAAATGATGAATTTTTTCAG GCACACTGCATACTTCCTTGTCGCCGGTAATGAGATGACAAGGCAAATGCAAAGTGTACCTCCCTGCAAGCATGCAACGAGCAAACCAGCCGAGTAA